The DNA sequence GGGTGTTCAAACTGGCGGGGTAGCGGGCGCGAGAACCCTGGACGGACGGCAGCCTGATTTCTCCCTTTTCTCCTTGAATCCTCCCCCCACACCAAGAAGAATCTATCTAGGAAACAAGGTGAATTCGTGCACTTTGAGGATTAGGATATTCCGAATATTGCCGAAGATCATTACTGTGACGTTCGCGTGTAACGACAAAGGCATGTTTCGGTTGAATGAAGGACTATCTTGGAAGGAATCCCGGGGCTCATCACACAGACAGAGAGTCAGGCAGTTCCTGCCGAGCGTACCCCCTACCCAAACAGCCTACGCCGAGGTGTGAGGGCCAAAAGCCTCTTCACTCTCGACCCTCAGAACGTCTTAGTTCGGGACACTTTATTTCCAGTTCGGTTGATCGCTTCCGATGAAATCTGAGACTGCAACTCGTGGCTCGAGCGGATCTGGGTCTAGCGCGCACCTTACCAGCGAGTTAACAGCACTGTTCAGCGAGCTTTCCGGTTTGGGCGCGGCCGACCTGGCTCCTGAAACGACGTTCATGGAGCTTGGCCTGGACTCTTTGTTCCTCACCCAGGCCAGCCAGGTGCTGCAAAAACGATTCGGGGTCAAAATCGCTTTCCGCGATCTGATGCAGGATCTTGCCAGCATTAGCGCTCTGGCGGCGTTCCTCAGCGCCAAGCTCCCTTCCGCGGGCGACGCTCGTCCCGCCCCGGCCCCGACGACCGCCCCCCCGGTGGAAACCACCGTCACGGTGAAAGCCCCGCAGCCCGTGGCACCACAACCCAGCGGCCCACCGGCGTCGACTCCGGTCCCGACAGCTTCCCGACCGAGCGCACTGACGCTGACCAACGAAAGTTTGACGGCAGCTCCCGGCGACGACCCGGTGATCGAGCGGGTGATCGCTCAGCAAATGGCGATCATGCAGCAACAGCTGGACCTGTTGAGAGGACGCGCGGCGGCGGACCGTTCCCTGGGCGCGCCGGCACGGCGCGAGCCGGAGCCCGCCTCTCCCCCGTCCGCCCCCGCTCCCGCCCTGGCCAAACCCAAGGGCAAGAAGGCCGAAGCCGCTGCCGATCTTAAACGCTTCGGCCCCTTCAAAGGCATCGAACTCGGACCGAAAGGGGGCCTGACCCCGCGCCAGGAAAAATCGCTGAATGAGCTGATCGAGCGCTACAATCGTCGGACGCCCAGCTCGAAGACCTACGCCCAGAAGCATCGACCCTATTTCTGTGATCCCCGGGCGGCGGGAAATTTCCGCCTGCAGTGGAAGCAGATGGTGTATCCCATCGTGTGCGCCCGCTCGAAGGGCTCCAAGATTTGGGACATCGACGGCAACGAATACGTGGACGTCACGCTGGGCTTCGGCGCCAACTACTTCGGACACTCCCCGGACTTCGTGGTGAAGGCCCTGGAGGAGCAGCTGGAGAAGGGATTCGAAATCGGCCCGCAATCTCCGCTGGCCGGCGAGGCAGCCGACCTGTTCTGCCGCATGACTCGCATGGAGCGAGCCACGTTCTGCAATACCGGATCGGAGGCCGTAATGGCCGCCATCCGCATTGCGCGCACCGTGACGGCGCGCGACACCATTGTTTATTTCTCTGGTGACTATCATGGCATTTTTGACGAGGTGTTGGGCAGGCCGGCCACCATCGAAGGGAAGCCGGGAGCCTCGCCCATCGCCCCGGGCATCCCACCGCTGCCGAACGTTCTGATTCTCGAATACGGCAATCCGGCATCCCTGGAAACGATTCGCGAGCGCGCCGCGGACATCGCGGCGGTGATGGTCGAGCCGGTCCAGTCCCGGCATCCGGATCTGCAGCCGCGGGAATTCCTGCATCAGCTCCGCAAGCTCACCGAGGAGCTGGACATGGCGCTGATCTTTGACGAGGTGGTGACGGGCTTCCGGGCCGCGCCCGGCGGAGCCCAGGAATACTTCGGCGTCCAAGCCGATCTGGCGACCTACGGAAAAGTCATTGGAGGAGGAATGCCGGTCGGCATCCTGGCGGGCAAGCGGCGGTTCATGGACGCGCTGGACGGCGGGATGTGGGACTTCGCCGACGGGTCATACCCCGAGGTGGGAGTCACGTTTTTCGCCGGGACGTTCGTGCGTCATCCGCTGGTGCTGGCCGCAGTGAATGCCAGCCTCCGCTACCTGGAGCAGGCTGGACCGGAGCTGCAACGGAGGACGACCGAGAAGACGGCGAAGCTCGTGCGGCGGCTCAACGACTATTTCACGTCCATTGAAGTGCCCATCCGGATCCAGTCGTTCAGCTCGGTTTTTTACTACGACTTTCATCCGGATCTCAAATACGCGAGCCTGTTGTTCTACCATCTGCGCGATCGCGGCATTCATGTCTGGGAGGGGCGCGTCGCCCAGATTTGCACCGCGCACACGGAGGAGGACCTGGAGAAAATCTTCCAGGCCTTCAAGTCTTCGGTGGAAGAGATGCAGGCTGGCGGCTTCCTCCCGGTCCGCGACCCCGACCCGGGCGCCAAGGCCGGCGTGAGCCCAGCGTCCGCCCCGGGCCGAGTCGCGGCTGCCTCCGGGGAGGCTTCCCTTCCCCCGGGAGCGGTGCCTTTGACCGAAGCCCAGAAGGAAATCTGGATTGCGGCCCAAATGGGCGAGGACGCCAACTGCGCCTACAACGAATCCTCCTCGCTCAGGTTCAGCGGCCCGCTGGACGTCGGCAAGTTCCGGAAAGCGCTGCAGCAGTTCGTCGACCGTCACGACGCCTTGCGCAGCCGCTTTGGAGCCGGTGGCGATTACCAGGCGTTCCTCGATCAGGAGATTGTCTTTCTCCGCGAATGGGATCTCACCGGAGTTTCCGGGGATCAGCAGGCGGCTCAAATCGAGTCGATCATCGCGGACGACATGGCCACGCCCTTCGATTTGGTGAGGGGGCCGATGTTCCGCATGCAGCTGCTCAAGCTGGGCAGCGAGCAGCACCAATTTCTGTTCACCACGCACCATGCCGTCTGCGATGGCTGGTCCTTCGGCGTGGTGTTCCACGAGATAGCGCAGTTCTATACTGCCCTCATGCAGGGGCAGTCGTTGACCCTGCCTCCAGCCATGCAATTTCGCGAGTTCACCGCCTGGGCGCGTGAGCAGCAGGACTCCGAGGAGGTCCGCCAGGCGGAAGCCTTCTGGATTAAGCAGTTCGAAGGGGACTCCATCCCGGTCCTCGATCTGCCCTACGACCGTCCGCGGCCGCCGGTAAAGACCTACGTGGGCTCGTTCCTGGTGCGGCGCTGCAATCCGGACCTGTTTCGCGACCTGAAGAAGACCAGCGGCCAGATGGGGAACACGCTGTTCAGCACGCTCTTCGCGGCCTTCACCACCCTGGTGCACCAGCTTAGCGGGCAGGACGACATCGTGGTCGGAATCCCAGCCGCCGGGCAAACCATCGTGGGAAGCAACGACCTGGTGGGACACTGCCTGAATTTCCTTCCGGTGCGCAGCGCCGTGGACGGCGCCAAGCCCTTCGCGGAATATGCGGCGCAGGTCAAGACCGAGGTGCTCGATGCCTACGAGCATCAGAACTACACCTATGGAACCCTGCTTGGAAAGTTGAAGATCGAGCGCGACCCCAGCCGGCTCCCCCTGCTGTCCGTCCTGTTCAACATCGACCGACGAGGCCTCGATCGTCTGAATTTCTTCTCGCTCAAAACTGAGCTGATGACGAATGCGAAGCAGTTCGTGAACTTCGATCTGTTTTTCAATCTGGTTCAAGGGGACCACACGCTGGACCTCGAGTGTGAGTACAACACGGATCTTTTTAACCGATCGACGGTGGAGCGCTGGCTGGGCCACTTTGAAACCTTGATGGCTCGCATCGTGCAAAACCCCAAGCAGCCCCTGGGGTCGATGAGCCTGCTCAACCCGGCGGAGCGCGAGCAGCTGCTGGTGGACTGGAATCGCACCCAGCGCGCCTACCCGAAGGGGTCGACGATCCATGGCTTGATCGAAGCCCAAACCCTGCGCACGCCGCAAGCCATCGCGGCGATCCACGACAACCAGGAGCTGACTTACGAGGAGCTGAACCGGCGAGCCAACCACTTTGCCCGCCAGCTTCAGCAGGACGGGGCCCGGCCAGACAGCCTGGTCGCGCTCTGCGTCGAACGAAACCTCGATCTCGTCATCGGCACGCTCGCCATTCTGAAATCAGGAGCGGCCTATGTGCCCCTGGACCCCGCCTACCCGCGCGAGCGGCTGGCCTCGTACCTTCAGGACAGCGGAGCGCCGATCATCCTCACCCAGAGAAAGCTCGCGTCGTCGCTCCCTCCGCACCGCGCCAAGGTGCTGTTCTTGGATGAGCCCGTCCCACCGGGGTCCATCGCCAACGCCCTCGGCGGCGCCTCCGAGTCGCATCTCGCCTATGTGATCTACACCTCCGGCTCGACCGGCCAGCCCAAGGGCGTGGCGATCGAGCATCGACAGGCGGCCAACTTTATCCACTGGGGCAAGGAGGCGTTTAGCGATGAGGAGATGGCCGGGGTGCTCGCCTCCACCTCGATCTGCTTCGACCTCTCGGTGTTTGAGCTGTTTGTGACCCTGAGCCGCGGGGGCAAAGTGCTCATCGCCGAAAACGCCTTGCAGCTGTCCCTGCTCCCCGCGCGGGATCAGGTCACGCTCATCAATACCGTTCCTTCGGCCATCGCCGAGCTGGTTCAGGAACAGTCAATTCCTTCGA is a window from the Verrucomicrobiales bacterium genome containing:
- a CDS encoding amino acid adenylation domain-containing protein, translating into MKSETATRGSSGSGSSAHLTSELTALFSELSGLGAADLAPETTFMELGLDSLFLTQASQVLQKRFGVKIAFRDLMQDLASISALAAFLSAKLPSAGDARPAPAPTTAPPVETTVTVKAPQPVAPQPSGPPASTPVPTASRPSALTLTNESLTAAPGDDPVIERVIAQQMAIMQQQLDLLRGRAAADRSLGAPARREPEPASPPSAPAPALAKPKGKKAEAAADLKRFGPFKGIELGPKGGLTPRQEKSLNELIERYNRRTPSSKTYAQKHRPYFCDPRAAGNFRLQWKQMVYPIVCARSKGSKIWDIDGNEYVDVTLGFGANYFGHSPDFVVKALEEQLEKGFEIGPQSPLAGEAADLFCRMTRMERATFCNTGSEAVMAAIRIARTVTARDTIVYFSGDYHGIFDEVLGRPATIEGKPGASPIAPGIPPLPNVLILEYGNPASLETIRERAADIAAVMVEPVQSRHPDLQPREFLHQLRKLTEELDMALIFDEVVTGFRAAPGGAQEYFGVQADLATYGKVIGGGMPVGILAGKRRFMDALDGGMWDFADGSYPEVGVTFFAGTFVRHPLVLAAVNASLRYLEQAGPELQRRTTEKTAKLVRRLNDYFTSIEVPIRIQSFSSVFYYDFHPDLKYASLLFYHLRDRGIHVWEGRVAQICTAHTEEDLEKIFQAFKSSVEEMQAGGFLPVRDPDPGAKAGVSPASAPGRVAAASGEASLPPGAVPLTEAQKEIWIAAQMGEDANCAYNESSSLRFSGPLDVGKFRKALQQFVDRHDALRSRFGAGGDYQAFLDQEIVFLREWDLTGVSGDQQAAQIESIIADDMATPFDLVRGPMFRMQLLKLGSEQHQFLFTTHHAVCDGWSFGVVFHEIAQFYTALMQGQSLTLPPAMQFREFTAWAREQQDSEEVRQAEAFWIKQFEGDSIPVLDLPYDRPRPPVKTYVGSFLVRRCNPDLFRDLKKTSGQMGNTLFSTLFAAFTTLVHQLSGQDDIVVGIPAAGQTIVGSNDLVGHCLNFLPVRSAVDGAKPFAEYAAQVKTEVLDAYEHQNYTYGTLLGKLKIERDPSRLPLLSVLFNIDRRGLDRLNFFSLKTELMTNAKQFVNFDLFFNLVQGDHTLDLECEYNTDLFNRSTVERWLGHFETLMARIVQNPKQPLGSMSLLNPAEREQLLVDWNRTQRAYPKGSTIHGLIEAQTLRTPQAIAAIHDNQELTYEELNRRANHFARQLQQDGARPDSLVALCVERNLDLVIGTLAILKSGAAYVPLDPAYPRERLASYLQDSGAPIILTQRKLASSLPPHRAKVLFLDEPVPPGSIANALGGASESHLAYVIYTSGSTGQPKGVAIEHRQAANFIHWGKEAFSDEEMAGVLASTSICFDLSVFELFVTLSRGGKVLIAENALQLSLLPARDQVTLINTVPSAIAELVQEQSIPSSTQVVNLAGEILATPLVDRIYGLPHIRKVYDLYGPTETTTYSTWTLRRTGERATIGRPLANTQVYVVDAELRPVPIGVTGELLIAGDGVARGYLHRADQTELRFIPNPFAEAGARAYRTGDLARYREDGELELVGRMDNQVKLRGFRIELGEIDSLIRQDPEVMESAVIVREDEPGQKRILAYVSARSGAGTPNARSAAQELEQLWQSRWETLFSRAVEEVKGKSKKPETVDALIAGWTGLENPEFQTAEWVETTAARVRALAPRRIFEAGCGSGQLLLRLAPETESYWASDPSPSAIEMIDLEIQSRGLKHVHLSRGTADSLEGAPHGGFDLFILNSVSQHFPDTDHFIRVIQGALKLLAPGGRLFIGDVHSHSLLECFHTAATLKSAPAELTVDDVRRRVWHQASHELELVVDPEFFEALPRLLPQITAVDVQLKRGRQLSETTQYHYDIVLHTSSEVEQLPVTEWHDWSDEGLSLDRARLLLGRTSAAPVGFRHVPNARLSRDVHMWRCLKEAPPEQTVQQHLEKTPTEHLGVDPEALWALAEDLQLQLDIRPGGADRPGLMDFVFSQPPQAGRTVLPAFREASAGGGSAVNLQSCSNNPARNLGELQLAKRLKESLATKLPEFMVPSAIVVLRGMPRTPNGKINRRALPRPALDPGSQAHEFVAPSNPLEEKLAAIWKDVLGLSKVSVRDNFFELGGDSLLSFRVASRASQIGLPLTPRMFFSYKTIEGLVQAAQKSVSEGGPTLKQGVRRVSREGRKQKLSS